Below is a window of Planctomycetia bacterium DNA.
CGCGCCAACACGCGCTTTGCCCGCGCGGAATAATCGGCAGCCTTGATATCGTCATCCCAATCCGCAGACTTTCACGAAACTACTTTTTGGGAAAACTTCGCGTGACAGGAAAAGTCTGACTAGCCACCGCATGTCGCCCTGTCGAGTGAGTTGACCGCGAAAGACGCAAAAGGGCGCGAAACTGGGAGGGGACGGCGATTTGTTTGCCGGCGTAGTTGCCGCTAAGCCCAGGGAAGGCCCCAATAGTCGTTGCCAATGGTGACAACTTTGGGGGCCTTCCCTGGGCTTTTCCTGCACAGCGACGATCTTCCAACCATTGCTACACCGGACCCGCCCTGGTCGACGTCCCGAGCGCGCGATAAGTTAGATGGAAGAGTGGCTGCCCGGCAGGCTGGCGGCCCGCGCCTTAGGACGCATCCCCCATTCTGAGCAGGACTTAACGCCCATGGGCCAGGCACTTGTTGGCATTCTGTTGATGACGGTCCTGTTGTTCGCGGTCGTGGCTGGCGTCGCACGTGTGACGTTAGGCAAATAGCGCGCGCTGGATGGTTTCCGTCGCGTTCTCGATCTCGTTCCGCACGAAAGGCCCGTTCCGTGACCAACCCTGCCGCCGACGCGCATGCCGCGAGGCGTCGGGTGATGTGGGGCACGGGCTTCGGGCTCGCTTCCGCCGTGGGCTATACCGGCGCGAATGCCTTTCTACGCGAAGCCTCGATTCTCTCCGACCCCGTCTGGGTCTCCTGCGTTAAGGCGGTGCCAACGACGATCCTGTTTGTGCCCGTGCTGCTCTGGCAGTGGGCGCAAGGGAACCCGCCGTGGACTTCGCGCCGCGCCGCCGCCGGACTGGCGGTCGCCGGGCTACTCGGCCAGGCGGTAGGCAATGTCAGCTTTCAATACTCGCTCGGCGTGATCGGCATGGCGCTCTCCGTGCCGCTTTGCCTAGGGACGCTCTTATTCGGCACGGCGCTCTTGGCTCGGCTGTGGCTCCATGAACCGGTAAGCACTCGCTCTGCCGTGGCGATGTTGGTGCTGCTTGGCGCCGTAGTGGTGCTCTGTTTCGGCGCGGGCGACGCCCATCGCGCCGTGCAGCATGCTCAGGCGACGACCCATGACGGCTGGGCCGTTGGGCTCGCGGTCACCGCCGCCTGTCTGTCCGGATTCACGTACGCATTCCTTGGAGCGGTGATTCGCAAAGCCGTAACGGGCAATGCCACGTTGGCCGCCACACTTGTCGTAGTGAGCATCGTGGGCCTCGCCAGCCTGGGGCCAATGAGCTACTACCGCCTCGGCTTTGAAGCGATGGGCGCTACCACCTGGCTGCAATTCCGCCCCATGTTGCTGGCGGGCTTATTTAACGCGGCGGCGTTCTATGCACTATCGAAAA
It encodes the following:
- a CDS encoding DMT family transporter, encoding MTNPAADAHAARRRVMWGTGFGLASAVGYTGANAFLREASILSDPVWVSCVKAVPTTILFVPVLLWQWAQGNPPWTSRRAAAGLAVAGLLGQAVGNVSFQYSLGVIGMALSVPLCLGTLLFGTALLARLWLHEPVSTRSAVAMLVLLGAVVVLCFGAGDAHRAVQHAQATTHDGWAVGLAVTAACLSGFTYAFLGAVIRKAVTGNATLAATLVVVSIVGLASLGPMSYYRLGFEAMGATTWLQFRPMLLAGLFNAAAFYALSKSLQLLPVLHYNLLNASQTAFAAVAGVMFFEEPITPALSLGVILTIVGLILMQGRSRRAAVITDDATPMLEPSERAHSETAKAGH